One Roseburia rectibacter DNA window includes the following coding sequences:
- a CDS encoding glyoxalase, which produces MYDEVVVQYFLENQLQLLKEKVAETPEEAEEFLEDCMAVVCKNIKEVRAYFEDEGADIAGMSNEDLAEAEEVFSIPDGRYLIVEA; this is translated from the coding sequence ATGTACGATGAAGTGGTAGTACAGTATTTTTTGGAAAATCAGTTACAGCTTTTGAAAGAAAAAGTTGCAGAAACGCCGGAAGAAGCAGAAGAGTTTTTAGAGGACTGCATGGCAGTTGTCTGTAAAAATATCAAAGAAGTCCGTGCTTATTTTGAAGATGAGGGTGCTGACATTGCAGGAATGAGCAATGAAGATTTAGCAGAGGCTGAGGAAGTGTTTTCAATTCCGGATGGCAGATACCTGATCGTGGAAGCGTAA